The Chlorocebus sabaeus isolate Y175 chromosome 16, mChlSab1.0.hap1, whole genome shotgun sequence genome window below encodes:
- the CCDC43 gene encoding coiled-coil domain-containing protein 43 — translation MAAPSEVAAVSPGEGDGGGGGGSFGSWLDGRLEALGVDRAVYGAYILGVLREEEEEEKLDALQGILSAFLEEDSLLTICKEIVERWSETQNVVTKVKKEDEVQAIATLIEKQAQIVVKPRMVSEEEKQRKAALLAQYADVTDEEDEADEKDDSGATTMNIGSDKLLFRNTNVEDVLNARKLERDSLRDESQRKKEQDKLQRERDKLAKQERKEKEKKRTQRGERKR, via the exons ATGGCGGCGCCCAGCGAAGTGGCCGCGGTATCCCCTGGCGAAGGCGatggcggaggcggaggcggcaGCTTTGGCTCCTGGCTGGACGGACGGTTGGAGGCACTGGGAGTGGACCGAGCCGTTTACGGAGCCTACATCTTGGGTGTCCtgcgggaggaggaggaagaagagaagctgGACGCTCTTCAGGGGATCCTCTCTGCTTTCCTG GAAGAAGATTCCCTCCTTACTATCTGCAAGGAGATTGTGGAACGATGGTCAGAAACTCAGAATGTTGTCACCAAAGTGAAAAAAGAAG ATGAAGTACAGGCCATTGCCACCCTAATTGAGAAGCAGGCACAAATTGTGGTAAAGCCAAGGATGGTGTCAGAAgaggagaagcagagaaaagctgCCCTCCTGGCCCAGTATGCTGATGTGACAGATGAAGAGGA TGAAGCAGATGAGAAGGATGATTCAGGTGCTACCACAATGAACATTGGTTCTGACAAAC TTCTGTTCCGAAACACCAATGTGGAAGATGTCCTTAATGCCCGAAAACTGGAGCGAGACTCACTTCGGGATGAGTCCCAAAGGAAGAAGGAACAGGACAAGctgcagagggagagagacaaacTAGCCAAGCAGGAGcgcaaggaaaaggaaaagaaaagaacacagagaggggAGCGAAAGCGATAA